A stretch of DNA from Synechococcus sp. PROS-9-1:
TTCGCAGAACAACTCTTCAAGCCATTCGTTGCTCAATACAAACACTGGATAAGCATGAATCACGAGTCGCGCGGTTTTGGCAGCCATGCCGCGTTGCTGCAGTGCTTCTGCGCTTAATAAATGCAAAAAATATTTCTTTCCGTTCCCATGCAGGATTTGGTCCTGGTGCATCGGGCAAACGAGTTGTCTCCCTTTTGGTCGCCTTTTGCGAGGCGATGGCTTTGTCTGAGACTGATTCACAGAACAGGACACGCAGTAACACCCTTTCCGTAACTGTTAGCAGCGTACGGTTTCAATCGCTCTTAAAAGGTTCAAATAGTCCGAACTTGGATCAAGGACCCACCCTATGCACGATCGGAATCAAACCTCATGTTTCGCGACTTCGTTATGCCTTGACAATTGGACTGCAATAAAAAATCCCATCTATAGCAACGCTACATATGGGAAGGGTTTCAAAAGAATTTGAGGTGAGACGTGGTTAAGCAGAACCAACGCCTACGTACGAACCGTAGAAGAAGAGGCCCACGACGAAAAGTACAGCCATTCCTCCCGCTGTAGCAACGAGCCACAAGGGAAGGGTTCCTTCAGTCCAGCGAGACTTCCAGGCAACTGCTGGTCGGCCGTCGGGAAGACGATCTGGAATGCGACCGTCGGGGAGATTGGATTTCTTGCCGCTCATGATTCAGGCCTTCAGTTGAAGAAGTAGCTGGAGAAAAGGATTCCAGTGGTGAAAACAATCAGCAGTCCTAAATAAAGACTGGTACGGTTCAGTTCAACCGGAAGATTGTTGGGGTTTTGATTGCGCTCCATGGAGATCTCGTTGGGTAGTTAGCGGCGAATAAACTGCATCGCAGCTAGGGCACCCAAGAAGAAAACTGTGGGAACACCCAAGGTGTGCAAAGCGAGCCAACGCACCGTAAAAATTGGGTAATTGCGAGGCGTTGAGGTGGCGGGAGTCTGTGTCATGGCTTATTTCAAGCGCAGGTCGAGATCAGCTTTGCCCTCAAAACGCTGGCTCACAACCGGAGCCTTGCTTTCAGAGGCCTGGAAATAAGCGTCTGGACGAGGAGTGCCGAAGGCGTCGTAAGCGAGACCTGTAGACACAAAAAGAAACCCAGCCAGGAAAATTGATGGCAAGGTAATCGCATGAATCACCCAGTAACGAATACTGGTGATGATTTCAAAAAAAGGGCGTTCCCCGGTGGAGCCGGCAGCCATAGCGTCGGGCGTATCAGCTAATTGATCTTAGGGCAGCTGCCCCGAACTCGCGCTGCTCACAACGCACTGGTTACAGAGCGTTGTCAGAGCAGAACGAAATTACGTTGGATTAGCTCGTCGCCGACCAGCGCAAGAGGTTGCCGCGCTCGCCGAGAAGGAAGGCGTGCAGTTGATTGCCGCTGTGGTCAAACACGAAACGGTTGAAATTCGTTGGGGTCTGATTCGCTTCGGGATCCCGTTCCCAGCTGTCGCCGTTGTCACGACTCACCAGCAAAGTCCCATTGCCACCGCCGGCCCAAATGGCACCGTCATCGGACCAGGCCATATCCATATAGCCGTAACCATTGGTGATCGGGATGATCGCCTTGCCCCAGTTCTCGTTGTCAATGGCATCTTCGTTAAAGCGAATCTGAGCGCCTCGAGCCACCATCCACAACTTTCCGTCAGGTTGGTAGCCGATGCTTTGCAGGCGCTGACTGCTGACACGTTGGTGAACTTGCCAGATGTCTTGACCGGGAGCCCATCCGGCATAGAAGTTGCCGAGGCTGCTCACGCTTACATATCCGCCTTCTGGTCCGCGGCGCAAATCGCGAATCGCACCTGCTGCGTCACTCACCTCCGCTTCCCAGCTTCCGCCTCCGTCACTGGTGCGATACACCGCGCCAACATTGGTAGCCAGTTCGGCTGTGTTCGGTCCAAGAGCGGTAATCAGGTAGGGCTCTCCTGGCAGCTTGGTGTCAAGAAAGAGCCGGGTCCAATTATTGCCACCATCGGTGGTGTGCATCAGCAAGCCAGGCTGACCGGCAATCCAGCCATCGTCGCCGTCGAAGGCGATGCTGATTAAGCGAAAATTCTCTTCCTCTGGAAGATCAAGACTGCGCTCATTCCAATTGGCGCCGCCATCATTGGTTTCAAGAATCAGTCTGTTACTTCCCACAAGGAAGCCATGGTCGGCACTTGTGAAGGCCACATCCAAAGGATTGCCCTTGGTGTTGAGGTCAATGGCTTGCCAAGGGCTGGATTGTGCCATTGGCAAACGCGTGGTGACACATCCGCCAAGGCCGAGGCCAATGCAGGCCACTAAAAAAAGATTAAAGAGAGGGGTAAGCAGTTGCTTCATTGGGATAAGAGGTGGTCTCAGCGCAGTGAATAAAGGGAGAGGAAGAAAGCAAAGCCGAGGGCGAGGCCGCCAAAAATCAGCACATTTTTTTGCCCGGGAGTGAGGCGGTTAACGCCAAGACCGAAATTAAGGTTTTCCTCAAATCCACTCGCTTTGGAGCGAGGTCCAATGTCGGTGAAGGCTCCCACCCTGCTGCGGCAGACCGGACAACGGAATCCGATGGGGTCGAGATCTTCAAAAGCGGTGCCCACAACGATGCCCAGCTTCTTGACACCTTCATTGGGGTCGTAAACGTATCCACAGCTTCGGCATTCGAACCGGTGCGTGCGTGGATCAGACGTCTCATTGTCTGCGCTGATATTTGCCACATCTTCGATGGCTGCTTCGGCTTCGATGGCTTCGGCCGCGATTAACTCCTCTGCGAGGGGTTCCACTTCGGCGGGAACTTCAGTGGGAACTTCAGCGGGAACTTCCGCTGCTGGGCTGATCTCGTCGCTCACCGCTCCTCCTCAAGGTGACAAGACTCTATCGGCGTTGGGCCTTTCAACGGGCCTTTCAACGACAGAGGTGGTCTGCGAATGCCAGACTGGGCTTTATACAGGGGGCTGCCTTGATGTTTGTGCTGCCGGGGTATGACGCATTTCTGGGATTTCTGCTGATTGCAGCAGCTGTACCGGTCTTGGCGTTAGTGACCAACAAGCTTTTGGCTCCTCGCAGTCAGTCCGGAGAGCGGGAGCTTACCTACGAATCCGGGATGGAGCCGATCGGTGGAGCTTGGATTCAATTCAATATTCGCTACTACATGTTTGCGCTCGTCTTCGTCATCTTTGATGTCGAGACGGTCTTTCTTTATCCCTGGGCTGTTGCCTTCCATCGCTTGGGTTTATTGGCATTCATCGAAGCTCTCGTTTTTATTACCATTCTTCTTGTGGCATTGGCCTATGCATGGCGCAAAGGCGCCCTCGAGTGGAGCTGATTGATGACCGACCCCATCACCATGACCTCAACCGGCGATAGCCCTTCGATCCAATCCCTTCGCGATCTTCGTGAAGCGAGTTGTGGGCCGGTTGGTGGTGCTGCAGAGGGTTCGCCCACTGTCACGAACGATCTGAGTGAAAACGTCATCCTGACGAGCTTGGATGACCTACACAACTGGGCTCGTCTCAGCAGCCTTTGGCCATTGCTGTACGGGACGGCCTGTTGTTTTATCGAGTTTGCCGCTCTCCTCGGCTCGCGCTTTGACTTTGATCGCTTCGGACTTGTGCCTCGCAGCTCGCCTAGGCAAGCCGATCTTTTAATCGTTGCTGGCACGGTCACGATGAAAATGGGTCCGGCGTTGGTGCGTCTCTATGAGCAGATGCCAGAACCTAAATATGTCATCGCGATGGGAGCCTGCACTATTACTGGTGGCATGTTCAGCGCTGACTCCACAACCGCTGTTCGTGGCGTGGATAAATTGATTCCGGTGGATCTTTATCTTCCCGGATGTCCGCCGCGTCCTGAGGCGATTTTTGATGCGGTGATCAAGCTTCGTAAGAAGGTTGGTAATGAGTCGGTCAGTGATCGCCGCCAGCTCAAGCAAACCCACCGCTATTGCACCGTCGATCACGCCATGGTTCCCGTTGAACCGATCGTGACGGGCGCCTACCTGCGCGCTGAAACTCAGGTTGCAGCCCTGGCCCCTGGAGCAGGGGTCCCCATGGCTGCACCAGCGCAAACTGAGTCCGCTGAGCCCGTCTCCTCAGGTACGCCGTCATGAGTCCTAACTCTCCCGAGCAGCAGTCGACTGCTGATGTCCCTGTAGCTGCGTCTCCTCAGCCGGGGCCCGTGAGCCAGTGGCTGAACCAGCAAGGCTTCGATCACGATGCCTTGGATGCCGACCATCTTGGTGTCGAGCAAATCGGGGTTGAAGCTCTCTTTCTGCAAGTGATCGCTGCTGCCTTGAAAAGCAATGGTTTCGACTATTTGCAATGTCAGGGCGGATATGACGAGGGCCCCGGCGAGCGGCTCGTTTGCTTTTATCAGTTTGTGGCGATGGCTGAGTTCATCGACGGAAAGAGAGACACGCTGCGTGAAGTGCGTCTCAAGGTGTTCTTGTCTCGGGAAGGGGAGCCCAGTCTTCCCAGCCTGTATGGGCTCTTCCGTGGTGCGGATTGGCAGGAGCGTGAAACCTTTGACATGTTCGGTATCCACTTCGAAGGTCATCCCCATCCCAAGCGGCTACTGATGCCTGAGGACTGGACGGGCTGGCCGCTTCGCAAGGACTATGTGCAGCCAGACTTTTATGAAATGCAAGACGCTTATTAATTCAAGCGTTTTGATTGTCTCGCTTATGGCGCCTGTAAAAGCGCATCACAGCTAAAGCAAGGCTGCGCGGATCGTGGCGGAGCGTCGCAGTGGGCCGACTCCCTTGAAGTGGGGCTTGCATGACGTCAAAGCCTTCTTGTTGCAATTGCCTGCTGTCGCAGATCACTGGTTCTGCCCCTAACTTTCGATAGTGAGAGACAAGGGCAGACTCCCTGATTGGTTCCTGGGCCAGCACGCAGTCGAACAAGCGTTTGCTCACCCCGAGCGAAGCCAATTGCGCTTCGATGGCGCGAAGGTGACCACTCACATCCAACCCATCCGTTTCGCCTGGTTGGGTCATCAGGTTGCAGATATAGAGCCTGGGCGCGCGGCTGCGTTGAATGGCAGTGACCAATTCAGGCACCAGCAAGTTCGGGAGAAGGGAGGTGTACAGGCTTCCTGGCCCCAGCAAAATTAAATCGGCATTGGCAATGGCTTCCAGTGCTCTGGGTAAAGCCGGTGGCTTCTCAGGCAGGCATCCCATCCGCACAATCGGGCTGCGTGCTTTGCCGATCGCCGATTCCCCTTCAATCCTGGTGCCATCTTCCAGTTCAGCCCAGAGACGGACGTCGGCGTTGGTGGCAGGAACCACTTGGCCTTGAACCGCTAGGACGCGACTGGAGGCTGTGATCGCTGTTTCTAGGCTCCCCGTAATCGCGCTGAGGGCGGAAAGAAAAAGATTGCCAAAGCTGTGGCCTTCTAGGCCGCTGCCTGCTGAGAAGCGGTATTGGAACAGACGGGTGAGTAAGGGCTCTTCCGTGGAGAGCGCGGCAAGACAGTTGCGGATGTCGCCTGGAGGCAACACGCCAAGTTCGCGACGCAGCACTCCGCTACTGCCTCCGTCATCGGCAACGGTCACGATCGCGGTGATGTGGCTGCTGTAGCGCTTCAGTCCACTTAGCAACGTTGATAGGCCTGTCCCACCCCCAATCGCGACAATGCTGGGGCCTCGATTGAGGCGACTTTTTGCACGCAGCGCATCCACTAACACCGTGTCTTTTTCCGGCGCTAGAGCCTGTTGGATCGAGCCAAAGCTCTGGCTTTGGCCCCAGAGCAGCAGTCCAACCCCCAGCAGCAGAACGAGTGGACCCGTGATCGCCCCAGGCAACACTCTCGTGATCCAACCGAGAGCTTCTTGAATGGCCCAGAGCATCCAATAGATCGGTTGCAGATCGGCCCAGACGGCAGCCCCTAACAGGGCTAAGACCAATCCGATTCCCGAGGTAAACAGCCATCGCTTCACGACCAGTCCGGGTCGCAACCAGCTCATTGCCCTGCGGGAGCGCAGCATCAAATCTCGCTGCCGTTCCGCCTGCATGGCTCGGAGTCGTTGACGATTTCCGCGGCGTGGAGGGCTGGTCAAAAGGGCTCGGGTGCGATGGCGTCAAATCCACCGAATTAGCTGAACTGTACGGAAGTTGAATCTGATCACCAACCTTTTGCGGCAATCCAGGCAGGATGAATCAACTTTCAGTCATCAGCCCTTTGGTTAACGCGCGGGAGTCATCGTTCAAACCCGTTGTTGAGATGAGAGGTCTCACGATGCAATGGGGCTCCCATCCGGTGCTGGACGGGGTGAATCTATTGATGAAACCCGGAGAGCGAATAGCAGTTGTGGGGCCTTCAGGAGCGGGAAAATCCACGGTCTTGCGTTTGTTGGCTGGTTTGCAACTGCCCACCGCTGGCGAATTGAGGTTGTTTGATGAGCCTCAGCCTTACCTGCGCCTCGATCAGCGCCTTCCTCCGGATGTTCGGCTTGTGTTCCAAAACCCAGCACTGCTGGCGTCCTTAACGGTGGAGGAAAACGTTGGCTTTCTCTTGAACCGGCTCGGACGGATGGGTCCGGCCCAGGTTCGAGATCGTGTCATGGCCTGCTTGGAAGCCGTGGGCCTTTATGAAGTCGCCGATCAATATCCTGGGCAGCTCAGCGGAGGGATGCAGAAGCGAGTGAGCTTTGCTCGCGCCTTGATTGACGATCCAGATCGAGATGAAGCTGCGATGCCTCTTTTGTTATATGACGAGCCCACAGCAGGTCTCGACCCAGTCGCAGCCACGAGGATTGAAGACTTGATTGTGAAAACCACCACCGTGGCTCAGGGGTGTTCGGTGGTGGTTAGTCATGTGAGTAGCACCATTGAACGCACGGCGGAGCGCATCGTGATGCTGTACGGCGGCCGGTTCCAATGGGACGGAACAGTGGACGATTACCGAACAACGGATAATCCCTACGTTGTTCAGTTCAGGACGGGTAACCTGCGCGGACCGATGCAGCCTGCTGAGCACTGAATTATGCGTAGGAGCGTCCGTGAGGGGATTGTTGGTTTTTCTGTGATTGCTGCTTTGGTTGCCTTTGCAGGCACCATGCTTTGGCTCCGGGGTGAGCGCGTCTTGTCGAAGACCTGGAGCGTGACCGCTGATTTCCAGGATGCAGGGGGATTGGCAGTTCGTTCACCGGTGACCTACCGGGGAATCATGGTGGGCAATGTTACGGACATCAAGGTGACGCCCCAAGCGGTGAAGGTGTCGATCGAGATTTCTCAGGATGATCTTCAGTTATCGCTGCCTGTTAAAGCCACTGTGGCTTCGGCATCGCTGTTGGGTGGCGATTCTCAGGTGGCCCTAAGCAGTCTTGGCCCGCCGCTCAAGAAGAATGCCCCGATGCCCAAATCTCAGCGCTGTAAGGGCCAAGTTGTTCTTTGTGATGGAGCAACGATTCAAGGCAGCGAAGCCCCCAGCATCGCAACCATTACCAACTCCCTTCAAGAGATTTTGGAACAGGTGAAGAAAGAACAGTTGGTTCCCAGGTTGGTTGGATCGACCCAACAATTCAATGCCATGTTGGCTGATATTCAAAAACTATCCACTCAATTAAGCGTTGATTTGGCAAGGGCTGCGCCCATGATCTCGAACCTGAACGAAGCAACGGCTCAGGCCGCTAGTGCCAGTCGTCATATCAATAACGTTGTAAGCGCTTTCGACACGCCT
This window harbors:
- a CDS encoding photosystem II reaction center protein J, translating into MSGKKSNLPDGRIPDRLPDGRPAVAWKSRWTEGTLPLWLVATAGGMAVLFVVGLFFYGSYVGVGSA
- a CDS encoding photosystem II reaction center protein L, with translation MERNQNPNNLPVELNRTSLYLGLLIVFTTGILFSSYFFN
- the psbF gene encoding cytochrome b559 subunit beta; protein product: MTQTPATSTPRNYPIFTVRWLALHTLGVPTVFFLGALAAMQFIRR
- the psbE gene encoding cytochrome b559 subunit alpha encodes the protein MAAGSTGERPFFEIITSIRYWVIHAITLPSIFLAGFLFVSTGLAYDAFGTPRPDAYFQASESKAPVVSQRFEGKADLDLRLK
- a CDS encoding photosynthesis system II assembly factor Ycf48, whose amino-acid sequence is MKQLLTPLFNLFLVACIGLGLGGCVTTRLPMAQSSPWQAIDLNTKGNPLDVAFTSADHGFLVGSNRLILETNDGGANWNERSLDLPEEENFRLISIAFDGDDGWIAGQPGLLMHTTDGGNNWTRLFLDTKLPGEPYLITALGPNTAELATNVGAVYRTSDGGGSWEAEVSDAAGAIRDLRRGPEGGYVSVSSLGNFYAGWAPGQDIWQVHQRVSSQRLQSIGYQPDGKLWMVARGAQIRFNEDAIDNENWGKAIIPITNGYGYMDMAWSDDGAIWAGGGNGTLLVSRDNGDSWERDPEANQTPTNFNRFVFDHSGNQLHAFLLGERGNLLRWSATS
- a CDS encoding rubredoxin, translating into MSDEISPAAEVPAEVPTEVPAEVEPLAEELIAAEAIEAEAAIEDVANISADNETSDPRTHRFECRSCGYVYDPNEGVKKLGIVVGTAFEDLDPIGFRCPVCRSRVGAFTDIGPRSKASGFEENLNFGLGVNRLTPGQKNVLIFGGLALGFAFFLSLYSLR
- a CDS encoding NAD(P)H-quinone oxidoreductase subunit 3, with translation MFVLPGYDAFLGFLLIAAAVPVLALVTNKLLAPRSQSGERELTYESGMEPIGGAWIQFNIRYYMFALVFVIFDVETVFLYPWAVAFHRLGLLAFIEALVFITILLVALAYAWRKGALEWS
- the nuoB gene encoding NADH-quinone oxidoreductase subunit NuoB; the protein is MTDPITMTSTGDSPSIQSLRDLREASCGPVGGAAEGSPTVTNDLSENVILTSLDDLHNWARLSSLWPLLYGTACCFIEFAALLGSRFDFDRFGLVPRSSPRQADLLIVAGTVTMKMGPALVRLYEQMPEPKYVIAMGACTITGGMFSADSTTAVRGVDKLIPVDLYLPGCPPRPEAIFDAVIKLRKKVGNESVSDRRQLKQTHRYCTVDHAMVPVEPIVTGAYLRAETQVAALAPGAGVPMAAPAQTESAEPVSSGTPS
- a CDS encoding NAD(P)H-quinone oxidoreductase subunit J; amino-acid sequence: MSPNSPEQQSTADVPVAASPQPGPVSQWLNQQGFDHDALDADHLGVEQIGVEALFLQVIAAALKSNGFDYLQCQGGYDEGPGERLVCFYQFVAMAEFIDGKRDTLREVRLKVFLSREGEPSLPSLYGLFRGADWQERETFDMFGIHFEGHPHPKRLLMPEDWTGWPLRKDYVQPDFYEMQDAY
- the yvcK gene encoding gluconeogenesis factor YvcK family protein yields the protein MQAERQRDLMLRSRRAMSWLRPGLVVKRWLFTSGIGLVLALLGAAVWADLQPIYWMLWAIQEALGWITRVLPGAITGPLVLLLGVGLLLWGQSQSFGSIQQALAPEKDTVLVDALRAKSRLNRGPSIVAIGGGTGLSTLLSGLKRYSSHITAIVTVADDGGSSGVLRRELGVLPPGDIRNCLAALSTEEPLLTRLFQYRFSAGSGLEGHSFGNLFLSALSAITGSLETAITASSRVLAVQGQVVPATNADVRLWAELEDGTRIEGESAIGKARSPIVRMGCLPEKPPALPRALEAIANADLILLGPGSLYTSLLPNLLVPELVTAIQRSRAPRLYICNLMTQPGETDGLDVSGHLRAIEAQLASLGVSKRLFDCVLAQEPIRESALVSHYRKLGAEPVICDSRQLQQEGFDVMQAPLQGSRPTATLRHDPRSLALAVMRFYRRHKRDNQNA
- a CDS encoding ABC transporter ATP-binding protein produces the protein MNQLSVISPLVNARESSFKPVVEMRGLTMQWGSHPVLDGVNLLMKPGERIAVVGPSGAGKSTVLRLLAGLQLPTAGELRLFDEPQPYLRLDQRLPPDVRLVFQNPALLASLTVEENVGFLLNRLGRMGPAQVRDRVMACLEAVGLYEVADQYPGQLSGGMQKRVSFARALIDDPDRDEAAMPLLLYDEPTAGLDPVAATRIEDLIVKTTTVAQGCSVVVSHVSSTIERTAERIVMLYGGRFQWDGTVDDYRTTDNPYVVQFRTGNLRGPMQPAEH
- a CDS encoding MlaD family protein yields the protein MRRSVREGIVGFSVIAALVAFAGTMLWLRGERVLSKTWSVTADFQDAGGLAVRSPVTYRGIMVGNVTDIKVTPQAVKVSIEISQDDLQLSLPVKATVASASLLGGDSQVALSSLGPPLKKNAPMPKSQRCKGQVVLCDGATIQGSEAPSIATITNSLQEILEQVKKEQLVPRLVGSTQQFNAMLADIQKLSTQLSVDLARAAPMISNLNEATAQAASASRHINNVVSAFDTPTTITDLKQTVSNARSLTETFDEVGGDVEKLTADPQFMAAVRSVTIGLGQFFNELYPASTSDVAKP